The following are encoded in a window of Lates calcarifer isolate ASB-BC8 linkage group LG20, TLL_Latcal_v3, whole genome shotgun sequence genomic DNA:
- the LOC108893843 gene encoding histone H2AX, which translates to MSGRGKTGAKARAKAKTRSSRAGLQFPVGRVHRLLRKGNYAERVGAGAPVYLAAVLEYLTAEILELAGNAARDNKKTRIIPRHLQLAVRNDEELNKLLGGVTIAQGGVLPNIQAVLLPKKTGQSAPSSGKAGKKASSQSQEY; encoded by the coding sequence ATGTCTGGAAGAGGCAAAACCGGAGCAAAGGCCCGCGCCAAGGCCAAGACCCGTAGCTCCCGCGCCGGTCTGCAGTTCCCCGTCGGCCGTGTCCACCGTCTCCTCCGTAAGGGTAACTACGCAGAGAGAGTGGGCGCCGGGGCCCCAGTGTACCTGGCCGCCGTGCTGGAGTACCTCACTGCTGAGATCCTGGAGCTGGCTGGTAACGCCGCCAGGGACAACAAGAAGACCCGTATCATCCCTCGTCACCTGCAGCTGGCTGTCCGCAACGACGAGGAGCTGAACAAACTGCTCGGCGGTGTCACCATCGCCCAGGGTGGCGTCCTGCCCAACATCCAGGCCGTCCTGTTGCCCAAGAAGACTGGCCAGTCTGCACCGAGCTCCGGCAAAGCGGGAAAGAAGGCCTCCTCTCAGTCTCAGGAGTATTAG